From Desulfonatronum thiosulfatophilum, a single genomic window includes:
- the ligA gene encoding NAD-dependent DNA ligase LigA: MSFSPDDPGKRMEQLVRLIRHHDHRYYVLDDPEISDAEYDVLFRELQELEQRHPELADPDSPTQRVGGEPVAAFQPFAHSLPMYSLENALSLEEWRAFLVRLERHLPQENLEFWVDPKLDGLAVEVVYEEGRFVRAGTRGDGMVGEDVSENMRTVRNLPMRLHSNRSPVPERLEVRGEVIFFRSDFARLNQEQAAAGLKTFANPRNAAAGSVRQLDSRITARRPLRFFAYGVGLVQWADGVDRWTTQEQIMTGLDALGFALPEFAQLCSSPEDVEHRYAAVAAVREELDYEIDGVVAKINTLEHQQLLGATARAPRWALAWKFPAGQGTTRLLDIQVQVGRTGVLTPVALLQPVSLSGVTVSRATLHNEDEIRAKDLRIGDMVVVQRAGDVIPEVVGPVLEERNGGEQPFVFPAICPVCTTPAMRLPGEAAWRCQNLACPALLRESLVYFVSKAGLDVEGLGRKWVENLADKGMVRSPADFFRLTEQDLLTLERMGPKLARNIIQSIAKARQEAKLAPLIRALGIRHVGAQTARVLAEHFSDLDALGRADETALQQLPDIGPEVAASIHGFFANPDNQRILLELRELEVWPQAGGQRETEQISDSPFAGKRVLFTGTLPGISRTQAQKLVEQAGGTVVGGISSKVDYVVVGDDPGSKLNKARKLGLTVLDGDAFLRMSGGATNIA, from the coding sequence GTGAGTTTCTCCCCTGATGATCCCGGCAAACGCATGGAGCAGCTTGTCCGGCTGATCCGCCACCATGACCATCGCTATTACGTGTTGGATGATCCGGAAATCAGCGATGCCGAATACGACGTCCTGTTCCGCGAACTTCAGGAGTTGGAGCAGCGGCATCCGGAGTTGGCGGACCCGGATTCGCCCACCCAGCGGGTGGGGGGGGAGCCGGTGGCGGCGTTTCAGCCCTTCGCGCACAGCCTGCCTATGTACAGCCTGGAGAATGCCTTGTCCCTGGAGGAGTGGCGGGCTTTTCTCGTTCGGCTGGAGCGCCATTTGCCGCAGGAAAACCTGGAGTTCTGGGTGGATCCCAAGCTCGACGGCCTGGCCGTTGAGGTGGTTTACGAAGAGGGACGATTTGTCCGGGCCGGCACCCGCGGCGACGGCATGGTGGGGGAGGACGTCAGCGAGAACATGCGCACCGTGCGCAACCTGCCGATGCGCCTGCATTCCAACAGATCTCCGGTTCCGGAGCGGCTGGAGGTGCGCGGCGAGGTGATCTTCTTCCGCTCGGATTTCGCCAGGTTGAATCAGGAGCAGGCCGCGGCCGGACTGAAAACCTTCGCCAATCCACGCAATGCCGCGGCCGGTTCGGTCCGCCAGCTGGACTCCCGAATTACGGCGCGGCGGCCGCTACGCTTTTTCGCCTACGGCGTGGGACTGGTCCAGTGGGCCGACGGTGTGGACCGGTGGACCACCCAGGAGCAGATAATGACCGGCCTGGACGCGCTGGGCTTTGCCCTGCCCGAGTTTGCCCAACTCTGTTCGAGTCCGGAGGATGTGGAGCATCGGTATGCGGCTGTAGCCGCGGTCCGCGAGGAGCTGGACTACGAGATCGACGGGGTGGTGGCCAAGATCAACACCCTGGAACACCAGCAGCTGCTGGGCGCCACGGCCCGGGCGCCGCGCTGGGCCCTGGCTTGGAAATTTCCTGCCGGTCAAGGTACGACCCGGTTGCTGGACATCCAGGTCCAGGTGGGGCGCACCGGCGTCCTGACCCCGGTGGCCCTGCTCCAACCCGTCTCCCTGTCCGGGGTCACTGTGTCCCGGGCCACACTGCACAATGAGGATGAAATCCGGGCCAAGGACCTGCGCATCGGGGACATGGTAGTGGTCCAGCGGGCCGGGGACGTGATCCCCGAGGTGGTCGGCCCGGTATTGGAGGAGCGGAACGGTGGAGAACAGCCGTTCGTCTTCCCCGCCATCTGTCCTGTCTGCACGACTCCCGCCATGCGTCTGCCCGGAGAGGCGGCCTGGCGCTGCCAGAACCTGGCCTGCCCGGCACTGCTGCGCGAGAGTCTGGTCTACTTTGTGTCCAAGGCGGGGCTGGACGTGGAAGGCCTGGGCCGGAAGTGGGTGGAAAACCTGGCGGACAAAGGCATGGTCCGTTCGCCCGCGGATTTTTTCCGGTTGACCGAGCAGGATCTGCTGACCCTGGAGCGGATGGGGCCCAAGCTGGCCCGGAACATCATCCAGTCCATCGCCAAAGCCAGGCAGGAGGCCAAGCTGGCTCCGCTGATCCGGGCCCTGGGCATCCGGCACGTGGGCGCGCAAACCGCCAGAGTGCTGGCGGAGCATTTTTCGGATCTGGACGCCCTGGGCCGCGCGGATGAGACTGCCTTGCAACAGCTGCCGGACATCGGCCCGGAGGTGGCGGCCTCGATTCACGGCTTTTTCGCCAACCCGGACAATCAGCGCATCCTGCTGGAATTGCGGGAGCTGGAGGTGTGGCCGCAAGCCGGCGGGCAGAGGGAAACAGAACAAATTTCAGACTCACCATTTGCCGGCAAACGCGTGCTGTTCACCGGCACCCTGCCCGGCATCTCCCGAACCCAGGCCCAGAAGCTGGTGGAGCAGGCCGGAGGGACCGTGGTGGGCGGCATCTCCAGTAAAGTGGATTATGTCGTGGTCGGCGATGATCCCGGCTCCAAGCTCAACAAGGCTCGTAAATTGGGCTTGACGGTGCTTGACGGCGATGCGTTCCTGCGGATGAGCGGCGGGGCGACGAATATTGCGTAG
- the dapB gene encoding 4-hydroxy-tetrahydrodipicolinate reductase, with amino-acid sequence MNACSVVIMGANGRMGGTLARLAQADPEMTLAGVVERQGHDQGLADFGCVHGTSLEQVLGELSDAVVIDFTAPEASVATAKIVAKAGHRAVIGTTGMTREQTEDLREAAKAAPILWAPNMSVGINVLLQLLPQLVNLLGPAYDLEMMEIHHKAKKDAPSGTAVKLAQCLAEAKGWDYDSVKNCCREGIIGARPSEEIGVQTLRGGDVVGDHTVFFFGPGERIEITHRAHSRENFARGALRAAKWLAGQTPGKLYAFTDLLES; translated from the coding sequence ATGAACGCGTGTTCCGTAGTGATCATGGGTGCAAACGGGAGAATGGGAGGGACCCTGGCTCGGTTGGCTCAGGCGGATCCTGAAATGACCTTGGCGGGTGTTGTGGAGCGGCAGGGGCATGATCAGGGGCTGGCGGATTTCGGCTGTGTTCATGGAACCAGCCTGGAACAGGTCCTGGGTGAACTGTCCGATGCCGTGGTTATCGATTTCACCGCACCGGAAGCCTCGGTGGCCACGGCCAAGATAGTCGCCAAGGCCGGACATCGGGCCGTAATCGGCACCACGGGCATGACCCGGGAGCAGACCGAGGACCTGCGCGAAGCCGCGAAGGCAGCCCCCATTCTCTGGGCGCCGAACATGAGCGTGGGCATCAACGTCCTGCTGCAGCTTTTGCCCCAGCTCGTGAACCTGCTCGGCCCGGCCTATGATCTGGAAATGATGGAGATTCACCACAAGGCCAAGAAGGACGCGCCCAGCGGTACGGCCGTGAAACTGGCCCAGTGCCTGGCCGAGGCCAAAGGCTGGGATTACGACTCCGTCAAGAACTGCTGCCGGGAGGGGATCATCGGAGCGCGTCCTTCCGAAGAAATCGGCGTGCAGACCCTGCGCGGCGGGGACGTGGTCGGCGACCACACGGTCTTTTTTTTCGGCCCCGGTGAGCGCATTGAAATCACCCACCGCGCCCATTCCCGGGAAAATTTTGCCCGTGGCGCTCTGCGGGCCGCGAAATGGCTGGCCGGACAGACACCGGGCAAGCTCTACGCTTTCACGGACCTGCTGGAATCCTGA
- the aat gene encoding leucyl/phenylalanyl-tRNA--protein transferase, which produces MPVYALNHRIVFPPVENAEPDGLLAVGGDLTPERLFHAYSLGIFPWYAPGSPILWWSPDPRLVLFPEELHISSSLRKFLRRNAFQVSFDKAFKYVITRCATVPRPNGPGTWLVPEMRCAYIKLHEVGVAHSVEVWEGGELVGGIYGVALGRIFFGESMFHTRANASKVALIHLVQRLRRWDFQVLDCQQTTQHMLRFGAREIPRTQFMTILEETATLPTIFGKWADD; this is translated from the coding sequence ATGCCTGTCTATGCCTTGAATCACAGGATCGTTTTCCCACCCGTGGAAAACGCCGAGCCGGACGGGTTGCTGGCCGTGGGCGGTGATCTCACGCCGGAACGACTTTTCCATGCCTACAGCCTGGGCATCTTTCCCTGGTATGCTCCCGGTTCTCCCATTCTCTGGTGGTCCCCCGACCCCCGCCTGGTGCTCTTTCCCGAGGAACTGCACATTTCCTCGAGCCTGCGCAAGTTTCTGCGCAGGAATGCATTCCAGGTCAGCTTCGACAAGGCGTTCAAGTACGTGATCACGCGCTGCGCCACCGTTCCCAGACCGAACGGTCCGGGGACCTGGCTCGTCCCGGAAATGCGGTGCGCCTACATCAAGCTGCATGAGGTCGGAGTGGCGCATTCCGTGGAAGTGTGGGAGGGGGGGGAGTTGGTGGGTGGAATTTACGGCGTGGCCCTGGGCCGGATATTCTTCGGAGAATCCATGTTCCACACTCGCGCCAACGCGTCCAAGGTCGCGCTGATCCATTTGGTGCAGCGTCTGCGGCGCTGGGATTTCCAGGTTCTGGACTGCCAGCAGACCACCCAGCACATGTTGCGGTTCGGAGCGCGGGAAATCCCCAGAACCCAATTCATGACCATCCTGGAAGAGACAGCGACCCTGCCGACCATTTTCGGAAAATGGGCTGACGATTAA
- a CDS encoding DUF4351 domain-containing protein, with translation MPPQSHDHNFKNLFQDFPRESLELFYPQALELYGELLEITFVRQEPRKHHLSDSALALDMPILFRFAHGCLLLWLVEFQEDKDKFSIYKLLRYTTDLMEAHPDAVVIPTVLFTDRKNWREDVPRQLESHLIGTTFLHFEYVHLKLFALHAKDYYSVNNPVAKILMPKMQYSHSERIEVLRHAYLGLYQLASRMLFEKYTDFIDVYAHVQPEEQQALCADIMEHEETAMLAQYIKNLGRDEGRVEGRVEGRDEGRIEGRQAIIQRLFTKRFGQNILNIEVQERLRKATPEQLDLWAERILDAKNLDEVFRDN, from the coding sequence ATGCCTCCTCAATCCCACGACCATAACTTCAAGAACCTGTTCCAGGACTTCCCACGTGAGTCCCTTGAACTGTTCTATCCGCAGGCTCTGGAGCTGTACGGCGAACTGTTGGAAATAACCTTTGTCCGTCAGGAGCCGCGCAAACATCACCTTTCCGACTCCGCCCTGGCCCTGGACATGCCGATTCTGTTCCGTTTTGCACACGGCTGCTTGCTCCTCTGGCTGGTTGAGTTCCAGGAGGACAAGGACAAGTTTTCCATCTACAAGCTGTTACGCTACACCACGGACCTGATGGAAGCTCACCCGGACGCCGTGGTCATTCCCACGGTTCTGTTCACGGATCGCAAGAACTGGCGCGAAGATGTACCGCGCCAACTGGAGAGCCATCTGATCGGAACTACCTTCCTCCACTTCGAATACGTGCACCTGAAACTATTTGCACTCCATGCCAAGGATTACTACAGTGTAAACAATCCCGTGGCCAAAATACTTATGCCCAAGATGCAATACTCTCACTCTGAACGTATAGAAGTTTTGCGCCACGCCTATCTGGGCCTTTACCAATTGGCATCACGGATGCTGTTCGAAAAATATACTGATTTTATTGACGTTTATGCCCATGTCCAGCCGGAAGAACAACAAGCTCTATGCGCCGACATCATGGAACACGAGGAGACCGCCATGCTCGCCCAATACATCAAAAATCTAGGTCGCGACGAAGGCCGTGTTGAAGGTCGCGTTGAAGGTCGTGACGAAGGCCGCATTGAAGGCCGCCAAGCCATTATTCAACGCCTCTTCACCAAACGCTTTGGCCAAAACATCCTGAACATTGAAGTCCAAGAACGCTTACGAAAGGCCACGCCTGAACAACTTGACCTCTGGGCCGAACGAATCCTGGACGCCAAAAATCTGGACGAAGTGTTTCGAGACAACTGA
- a CDS encoding D-glycero-alpha-D-manno-heptose-1,7-bisphosphate 7-phosphatase — MIKNPMNILLDRDGTVIEECHYLCDPEHVRLTPGAGAALRSLVKAGHRLFLVTNQSGIGRGYFSREQYDAVQERIGEVLRDFDVEFTDTVLCPHAPQDDCQCRKPLPGLWEQLRDKYDLLPETSMMIGDKHADICFARAGNLAAAVLVLSGYGLKTAQDLDLVVPSGRILDLRPPVNPNHPDIVAPDLAAAAAWILGE; from the coding sequence ATGATCAAGAACCCAATGAATATTCTTCTCGACCGGGACGGAACGGTCATTGAAGAATGCCATTACCTGTGCGATCCGGAACATGTCCGCCTCACTCCCGGCGCGGGCGCTGCGCTGCGCTCCCTGGTCAAGGCGGGCCACCGGCTCTTTCTGGTGACCAACCAGTCCGGCATCGGTCGGGGGTATTTCAGCCGCGAACAGTACGACGCCGTCCAGGAACGCATCGGCGAAGTCCTGCGGGACTTCGACGTCGAGTTCACGGACACGGTTCTCTGCCCCCACGCCCCCCAGGACGACTGCCAATGCCGCAAACCTCTGCCTGGCCTCTGGGAGCAACTGCGGGACAAATACGATTTGCTCCCGGAAACGTCCATGATGATCGGCGACAAGCACGCGGACATCTGCTTCGCCCGCGCCGGCAACCTTGCTGCCGCCGTACTCGTCCTGAGCGGGTACGGACTCAAAACGGCCCAGGATCTGGATCTGGTGGTTCCCAGCGGCAGAATCCTGGACCTGCGCCCCCCGGTGAATCCGAACCATCCCGACATTGTCGCGCCTGACCTGGCCGCGGCGGCCGCGTGGATTCTGGGGGAATGA
- a CDS encoding hemolysin family protein: MFELLVVVGLATLVSGLCSLSEAVLYSVPWSHLEQMRKSGKKSGLLLFDLRNNVERPIAAILTLNTVANTAGAAVAGAFAAALFGTESLIYFSAIFTVIILVFAEILPKTIGVMYSRQLAGFLAKPLCGMVLVFSPVIWLMDRVTRLIGRKKSGPDTSEDDLRAVISLTRRAGVIKAHEELSIRNILTLDTKMVKDILTPRTVIFSFPSELTVGQARKLKTAWPHSRIPVYDEDDQEDIVGLVYRRELLEALANDQDDLVLSKLMKPVQFVLETTTLDKLLVRFLESRMHMFIVLDEYGGLAGLVTLEDVLEEILGSEIVDETDQVVDMRELARQRRRLVTSKAAS; this comes from the coding sequence ATGTTTGAGTTGCTGGTGGTGGTGGGGTTGGCGACGCTGGTTTCAGGGCTCTGTTCGCTCTCCGAGGCCGTGCTCTATTCCGTGCCCTGGAGTCATCTCGAACAGATGCGCAAGAGCGGCAAGAAAAGCGGGCTGCTGCTCTTTGATCTGCGCAACAATGTCGAACGGCCCATCGCCGCGATCCTGACCCTGAACACCGTGGCCAACACGGCCGGTGCGGCCGTGGCCGGAGCCTTTGCCGCGGCCCTGTTCGGCACGGAAAGCCTGATCTATTTCTCGGCCATATTCACGGTGATCATCCTGGTTTTCGCGGAAATCCTCCCCAAGACCATAGGGGTGATGTACTCCCGCCAGCTGGCCGGATTTCTGGCCAAACCCCTCTGCGGCATGGTGTTGGTGTTCAGCCCGGTGATCTGGCTGATGGACCGGGTGACCCGGTTGATCGGCCGCAAGAAATCCGGCCCGGATACCTCGGAGGATGATCTGCGGGCCGTGATCAGTCTCACCCGAAGAGCCGGCGTGATCAAGGCCCACGAGGAGCTGTCCATCCGCAACATCCTGACCCTGGACACCAAGATGGTCAAGGACATCCTCACGCCGCGCACGGTCATTTTTTCCTTTCCCTCGGAACTCACCGTGGGCCAGGCCCGGAAGCTGAAGACAGCCTGGCCCCACAGCCGTATTCCGGTATATGATGAAGATGACCAGGAAGACATCGTCGGCCTGGTCTATCGGCGCGAACTCTTGGAAGCCTTGGCCAACGACCAGGACGATCTCGTGCTCAGCAAGCTGATGAAACCCGTCCAATTCGTCCTGGAAACCACGACCCTGGACAAACTTCTGGTGCGCTTTCTTGAATCCAGGATGCACATGTTCATCGTGCTGGACGAGTATGGCGGTCTGGCCGGACTCGTGACCCTGGAGGACGTGCTGGAAGAGATTCTTGGCAGCGAAATCGTGGACGAAACCGACCAGGTCGTGGACATGCGCGAACTCGCCCGCCAACGCCGCCGCCTCGTGACATCGAAAGCCGCATCCTGA
- a CDS encoding glycosyltransferase family 2 protein: MPATIECSGENHDARPAVIILHYGRPAATRRLHRQLLAGDPGWKERIMVLDNHAPEPYPDAWQRLDENRFWGGALDYALHVCGERGWSRLWFFNNDAFFISSPPHLEKAWQRLRKIERTIGPAGIYSPSFEHHPYHPQMVASPNHAYRRASCVDGVAPLINLKCWQALGGLDLGDNSRGYGLDLCFSLRASRAGWPVIVDHHVRMRHIYHSTAGSIPGFLAVAAAQEKAYLEARLGLGYGDILRQAQTDFHDEVRL, translated from the coding sequence ATGCCGGCAACGATTGAATGTTCTGGTGAAAACCATGACGCTCGGCCCGCCGTAATCATCCTGCATTACGGACGTCCCGCGGCGACCCGACGTCTGCACAGGCAATTGCTGGCCGGCGATCCGGGCTGGAAAGAGCGGATCATGGTTCTGGACAATCATGCCCCGGAACCCTATCCGGATGCCTGGCAGCGGCTGGATGAAAATCGATTTTGGGGCGGCGCGCTGGACTACGCCCTGCATGTCTGCGGGGAGCGAGGCTGGTCCCGTCTCTGGTTTTTCAACAACGACGCCTTTTTCATCTCCAGTCCTCCGCACCTGGAAAAAGCATGGCAGCGACTCAGGAAAATCGAGCGCACCATCGGCCCCGCGGGCATTTATTCGCCGTCTTTTGAACACCATCCCTATCATCCGCAAATGGTAGCCAGCCCGAATCACGCCTATCGACGGGCAAGTTGCGTGGACGGCGTGGCCCCGCTGATCAACCTGAAATGCTGGCAGGCCCTGGGCGGGCTGGACTTGGGCGACAATTCCCGCGGCTACGGCCTGGATCTCTGTTTTTCCTTGCGCGCCTCCCGGGCAGGGTGGCCGGTGATCGTGGACCACCATGTCCGCATGCGCCACATCTATCATTCCACGGCCGGATCTATTCCCGGTTTCCTGGCCGTCGCGGCCGCTCAGGAAAAAGCATACCTTGAAGCACGCCTCGGACTTGGGTATGGCGACATTCTTCGCCAGGCGCAAACCGATTTTCACGACGAGGTTCGATTGTGA
- a CDS encoding SPOR domain-containing protein: MTPYLRIMRNKKAKLPGTTIIRACVVVFGIFLLLMGLRYMMTDMDDLIQNRRTQAEPSLMLRLPVERVFMDTEENAQSSLDSGQEAEGGEDAEDETLSETSSPSEQLPDKALSDEELFKEESPDQEPSDEVISDVQGDASPAEMPHPVPDETVENGGIDAAEHHYFVQVGSYHVRRNAENSASRLKEHSYPAEIRMIVRNGQTWHVVFAHGFAHEREAHEWAAHFREKEQREALVVQLSPSGYRLLRFMGN; the protein is encoded by the coding sequence TTGACGCCATATTTAAGAATTATGCGAAATAAAAAGGCAAAATTGCCTGGTACCACTATTATCAGAGCCTGTGTTGTCGTATTCGGGATCTTCCTTCTACTGATGGGCTTGAGATACATGATGACGGATATGGATGATCTGATCCAAAATCGAAGAACACAAGCCGAGCCGTCCCTTATGCTGAGGCTGCCCGTGGAGCGTGTTTTCATGGATACAGAAGAGAACGCTCAGTCCAGTCTTGATTCCGGCCAGGAGGCGGAAGGGGGCGAAGATGCTGAGGACGAGACGCTTTCCGAAACTTCTTCACCGTCCGAACAATTGCCGGACAAGGCGTTGTCGGACGAAGAATTATTCAAGGAAGAATCCCCTGATCAGGAACCGTCGGATGAGGTGATATCGGATGTACAAGGTGATGCATCACCCGCCGAAATGCCGCATCCAGTTCCTGATGAAACCGTTGAGAATGGTGGAATAGATGCTGCCGAACACCACTATTTCGTCCAGGTCGGGAGTTATCATGTGCGGCGTAATGCCGAGAATTCCGCATCACGACTCAAGGAACATTCCTATCCCGCGGAGATCCGGATGATAGTCCGAAATGGGCAGACCTGGCATGTTGTTTTCGCCCATGGATTTGCCCATGAGCGCGAAGCCCATGAATGGGCGGCGCACTTCAGAGAAAAGGAGCAACGCGAAGCCTTGGTGGTGCAACTGTCGCCATCCGGATATCGGCTGCTCAGGTTCATGGGAAATTGA
- a CDS encoding transposase: MARIARFVRDDRPTIYHVMSRTALEGFPLQDIEKDHLMSIVARLSRFYFVDLLGFCLMGNHFHLVVRMYTEEAATDAEIVKRYRRQFGDDAVIMPHQLRDYRRRLVNLGAFMKDIKQGFTRYFNKHRNRKGFFWGDRFKSVIVQEGASLVNLLAYVDLNPVRAGLVRKPEDYRWSGLGYLVQTGNRAGLLDLDLGLKEWNEFDPKEIIRKYRRFVYETGAMDTGKGKQLDPELVKRERKKRYRLSRADVFRHRCRYFTDSGIIGSKEFVAEVFDGVKHLLDSKDERRFTPVGGVKGVYSMKRLAGAVGG, translated from the coding sequence ATGGCCCGTATAGCTAGATTTGTGAGGGATGATCGTCCGACTATATATCACGTTATGTCCAGAACGGCGCTGGAGGGGTTCCCTTTGCAGGATATCGAGAAGGATCACCTCATGTCCATTGTGGCCCGGTTGAGCAGATTCTATTTTGTCGACTTGCTCGGGTTCTGCCTGATGGGCAATCATTTTCATCTTGTTGTCAGGATGTATACGGAAGAAGCGGCCACGGATGCAGAGATCGTGAAGCGCTACAGGAGGCAGTTCGGCGACGATGCCGTCATCATGCCGCATCAGCTACGGGACTATCGCCGGCGGCTGGTCAACCTGGGGGCGTTTATGAAGGACATCAAGCAGGGTTTTACGCGGTACTTCAACAAGCATCGGAACAGGAAGGGATTTTTCTGGGGAGATCGATTCAAGAGCGTGATCGTTCAGGAAGGCGCCAGCCTGGTCAACCTACTGGCGTACGTGGACCTTAATCCGGTCCGGGCCGGTCTGGTTCGCAAACCCGAAGATTACCGCTGGTCCGGCCTGGGATATCTGGTTCAGACCGGCAACCGGGCTGGCCTGCTTGACCTGGACCTGGGGCTGAAGGAATGGAACGAGTTTGATCCAAAGGAGATCATTCGGAAATATCGCCGGTTCGTCTATGAAACCGGGGCCATGGATACCGGCAAAGGCAAGCAGCTCGATCCGGAATTGGTCAAACGCGAACGCAAGAAACGCTACAGACTGAGCCGCGCCGACGTTTTCCGTCACCGCTGTCGGTATTTCACGGACTCCGGCATCATCGGCTCAAAAGAGTTCGTGGCCGAGGTTTTCGATGGGGTGAAGCATTTGCTGGATTCCAAGGACGAGCGAAGGTTTACGCCGGTCGGAGGAGTGAAAGGAGTATATTCGATGAAGAGGCTGGCGGGTGCTGTTGGCGGGTAG
- the uvrB gene encoding excinuclease ABC subunit UvrB has product MTTTSDSFPDPLEPARFELVSPFLPQGDQPRAIDDLISGARAGEPHQVLLGVTGSGKTFTMANVVAGLGRPALVMAPNKTLAAQLFNEFKELFPRNAVEYFVSYYDYYQPEAYLPHSDTYIEKDSSINEEIDKLRHSATHALLTRRDVLIVASVSCIYGLGSPEYYAKMMIPIEAGQQLRMEDLLGRLVEVLYERNDVDFHRGTFRVRGDSVDIIPAYSHEKGLRLDFFGDELEAIHEIDPLTGKYHGPVRKTVIYPASHYVSDKDNLRRAMSDIRDELGEQLRILRRENRLVEAQRLEQRTMLDLEMIEELGYCNGIENYSRHLDGRRGGLPPSCLLDYFPSDYLLFLDESHITLPQIGGMYHGDLSRKKTLVDFGFRLPSALDNRPLSMDEFWERVGQVVYVSATPGPFELEHGKGRVVEQIIRPTGLVDPEVEVRPVQGQMDDLLAECKIRQQRGERVLVTTLTKRMAEDLTEYLQNMGMPSRYMHSDIDTLERVSIIQALRKGEFVVLVGINLLREGLDLPEVSLVAILDADKEGFLRSFRSLIQTFGRAARNVQGRVILYADKVTRSMEEAMGETARRRQVQQRFNAEHGIVPATIIKSMDNILGHIYAEARDKNQPDQLRESGAGYGNPKEIGKRIKTLEREMRTAAKELEFERAAALRDEVAMLRRKLLETDAGND; this is encoded by the coding sequence ATGACGACCACTTCCGATTCCTTCCCCGATCCGCTGGAACCGGCTCGTTTCGAGCTGGTCAGCCCATTTCTGCCCCAGGGCGACCAGCCACGGGCCATTGATGATCTGATTTCCGGAGCCCGGGCCGGAGAGCCGCACCAGGTGCTCCTCGGCGTGACCGGCTCGGGGAAGACCTTCACCATGGCCAATGTGGTTGCCGGGCTGGGCCGCCCCGCCCTGGTCATGGCCCCCAACAAGACTTTGGCCGCGCAGCTGTTCAACGAGTTCAAGGAGCTGTTTCCGCGTAACGCCGTGGAATATTTCGTCAGCTACTACGACTATTACCAACCCGAGGCCTACCTCCCGCACAGCGACACCTATATTGAAAAGGATTCCTCCATCAACGAGGAAATCGACAAGCTGCGCCACTCCGCGACCCATGCCCTGCTGACCCGCCGGGACGTGCTCATCGTGGCCTCGGTGTCCTGCATCTACGGGCTGGGCTCGCCGGAATACTACGCCAAGATGATGATCCCCATCGAGGCCGGGCAGCAGTTGCGGATGGAGGATCTCCTGGGCCGGCTGGTGGAGGTGCTTTATGAGCGCAACGATGTGGATTTCCATCGCGGCACCTTCCGGGTGCGGGGCGACAGCGTGGACATCATCCCGGCCTACAGCCACGAAAAGGGATTGCGGCTGGACTTCTTCGGCGACGAACTGGAAGCCATTCACGAAATTGATCCCTTGACCGGTAAATACCACGGGCCGGTCCGCAAAACCGTGATTTATCCGGCCAGCCACTATGTTTCGGACAAGGACAACCTGCGCCGGGCCATGTCGGACATCCGGGATGAACTGGGCGAGCAGCTGCGCATTCTGCGCCGGGAGAATCGTCTGGTGGAGGCTCAGCGTCTGGAGCAGCGGACCATGCTGGACCTGGAGATGATCGAGGAGCTGGGCTACTGCAACGGCATTGAAAACTATTCCCGGCACCTGGACGGCCGCAGAGGCGGCCTCCCTCCCTCCTGCCTTCTGGACTACTTCCCTTCGGATTACCTGCTGTTCCTGGACGAGTCGCACATTACCCTGCCCCAGATCGGCGGCATGTACCACGGCGATCTGTCGCGCAAGAAGACCCTGGTGGATTTCGGCTTCCGGCTGCCGTCGGCGCTGGACAACCGGCCCTTGAGCATGGACGAGTTCTGGGAACGGGTGGGGCAGGTGGTCTATGTCTCGGCAACGCCCGGCCCGTTCGAGCTGGAGCACGGGAAGGGGCGGGTGGTGGAGCAGATCATCCGGCCCACCGGGCTGGTGGATCCGGAGGTGGAGGTGCGGCCGGTTCAGGGCCAGATGGACGACCTGCTGGCCGAATGCAAGATCCGCCAGCAGCGCGGCGAACGGGTCCTGGTGACCACGCTGACCAAGCGCATGGCCGAGGATCTTACCGAATACCTGCAGAACATGGGCATGCCGTCGCGCTACATGCATTCGGACATCGACACCCTGGAGCGGGTCTCCATCATCCAGGCCTTGCGCAAGGGTGAATTCGTCGTCCTGGTGGGCATCAACCTGCTCCGGGAGGGCCTGGACCTGCCCGAGGTGTCCCTGGTGGCCATTCTGGATGCGGACAAGGAAGGATTCCTGCGCTCCTTCCGGTCGTTGATCCAGACCTTCGGCCGAGCCGCGCGCAACGTCCAGGGACGGGTGATCCTCTATGCGGACAAGGTGACCCGGTCCATGGAGGAGGCCATGGGGGAAACCGCGAGGCGAAGGCAGGTTCAGCAGCGCTTCAATGCCGAACACGGCATCGTGCCCGCCACGATCATCAAAAGCATGGACAATATCCTCGGACATATCTATGCCGAGGCCAGGGACAAGAACCAGCCGGACCAGCTCCGGGAGAGCGGGGCGGGGTACGGCAATCCCAAGGAAATCGGCAAGCGCATCAAAACCCTGGAACGCGAAATGCGCACCGCGGCCAAGGAACTGGAATTCGAACGCGCCGCCGCGCTGCGCGACGAGGTGGCCATGCTGCGCCGCAAGCTGCTGGAAACCGATGCCGGCAACGATTGA